AAAAAGTAGCGGCGAAGGATGGTCTTAACATTGAAATTATCGAGTTTAGTGATTATATTCAACCAAATGTCGCGTTAAATCAGGGTGAAATTGATGTAAATAGTTATCAGCATCAACCATTCCTTGATGCACAGGTAAAAGATCGTGGGTATAAGATAGAAACTTTGGCAAAAACGATTTTATTCCCAATGGGGGTTTATTCGAAAAATTTAACGGATATTCATCAAATTCCGGAAAATGGTGTTGTAGCAATTCCCAATGATCCAAGTAATGGTGGCAGGGCATTAAGTATTTTAGAAAAAGCCGGGTTGATTAAATTGAAAGAAAATGCTGGACTTAGTGCAACTGCGGCGGATATTGTGAAAAATCCAAAACATATTGTTGTGAAAGAATTAGAAGCCGCACAAATTCCATTATCTTTAGGTGATGTCAGCCTTGCAGTAATTAATACGAATTATGCAGTTTCTGCAGGGTTAGTTCCAACAAAAGACGCATTGTTTTTAGAAGATGCAAATTCAC
This genomic interval from Selenobaculum gibii contains the following:
- a CDS encoding MetQ/NlpA family ABC transporter substrate-binding protein produces the protein MRKKWLGLVLAMVAALSMTVISGCASNKDADASVEKTSIKVGVTPGPHAEIMEVVQKVAAKDGLNIEIIEFSDYIQPNVALNQGEIDVNSYQHQPFLDAQVKDRGYKIETLAKTILFPMGVYSKNLTDIHQIPENGVVAIPNDPSNGGRALSILEKAGLIKLKENAGLSATAADIVKNPKHIVVKELEAAQIPLSLGDVSLAVINTNYAVSAGLVPTKDALFLEDANSPYANILVVRSADKENVAYQKLVKAYHSEEVKQFVNEHFAGSGIATW